A single genomic interval of Mucilaginibacter robiniae harbors:
- a CDS encoding glycosyltransferase family 4 protein, which produces MNILVVNWTWYPSGGDWTYVENVCKLYEQKGHHVIPFSMKDERNYPSAYSNYFIENIDYKKVNKRSLTAGLKVVSKSIYSFEAQKNLEKLLTDVHIDFVHINVIHHYITPTILKIIKKRNIPIIWTFHEYTPLCPDSTFISHGQVCEKCFGGKFYQCITHTCKKGSLLASTVAALENYVHKYLNYYAYVDYYVCPSVFLYEKFKAFNFFTDKLVQLYHGYDYAEIETAKATTPASKEKYIVFVGRLEKIKGANTLLVAMQYCPGVQLKILGTGTQEEELKAFASTHQLTQVNFLGKQSRQQTLQIINNSQFLVCASEWYEVLGFTIVEAMALSKPVIGSAIGAIPEMVIDNYTGLLYEPGNAIELADKIKLLNANPDLVAKLGENAYKHITQLINTEKHFAGLQQLIPSL; this is translated from the coding sequence ATGAATATTCTTGTTGTAAACTGGACCTGGTATCCAAGTGGTGGTGATTGGACATATGTTGAAAATGTATGTAAATTATATGAGCAGAAAGGACACCATGTAATTCCGTTTTCAATGAAAGATGAAAGGAACTACCCTTCTGCTTATAGTAACTACTTTATTGAAAACATTGACTATAAAAAAGTAAATAAGCGAAGCTTAACAGCCGGATTAAAAGTAGTTAGTAAAAGTATTTATTCTTTTGAAGCACAAAAGAACTTAGAAAAGCTATTAACAGATGTACATATAGATTTTGTACATATCAATGTTATTCATCACTACATCACCCCTACTATCTTAAAAATTATCAAAAAAAGGAACATTCCGATTATCTGGACTTTTCACGAATATACACCTCTATGTCCTGATAGTACCTTTATAAGCCACGGGCAAGTATGTGAAAAATGTTTTGGTGGAAAGTTTTACCAGTGCATTACCCATACTTGTAAAAAAGGTTCCCTTTTAGCCAGCACCGTAGCTGCTCTTGAAAATTACGTTCATAAATACCTTAACTACTATGCCTATGTAGATTATTATGTATGCCCCTCTGTGTTTTTATACGAGAAGTTTAAAGCTTTTAACTTTTTCACCGATAAACTGGTGCAGCTTTATCATGGATACGATTATGCTGAAATTGAAACTGCGAAAGCTACTACACCTGCCAGCAAAGAAAAATATATTGTCTTTGTAGGTCGCCTCGAAAAAATAAAAGGAGCAAATACATTATTGGTAGCTATGCAGTATTGCCCAGGAGTACAACTCAAAATACTGGGTACAGGTACGCAGGAAGAAGAACTTAAAGCATTTGCCTCTACTCATCAGTTAACGCAGGTTAACTTTTTGGGTAAACAAAGTAGGCAACAAACTTTGCAGATTATTAATAATTCTCAGTTTTTGGTTTGTGCGTCAGAGTGGTATGAAGTTTTAGGCTTTACAATAGTTGAAGCTATGGCTTTAAGTAAGCCGGTCATCGGATCGGCTATTGGAGCTATACCTGAAATGGTGATTGACAATTATACAGGACTGTTATACGAGCCCGGCAATGCTATAGAGCTGGCTGATAAAATCAAACTTCTTAATGCTAATCCTGATCTGGTAGCAAAATTGGGTGAAAATGCTTACAAACATATCACTCAACTTATCAACACGGAAAAACACTTTGCGGGTTTACAACAATTAATACCATCCTTATAA
- a CDS encoding sugar transferase: protein MSIRYSKYLPGFVFTFDLILLNIALYAAQLLLTGSVILTNTESIFIVLANSIWVATSALSKSYYVRRPLILRDNLNKFLITLAYHLSIVFAIIYILKLNAVSQVFLFTSYVFFLVLILVFRSSLFFFLDYIRKKGYNNRQVIIIGDEDIAQRLLMSFSDHPEYGYNLLDIISEQKMMDMSESELYNNLLSKAPDEVFICYKKIDNDLLNKLIYFGETNFISIKVVSDLILDNNYAKLVNYHNVPVLQISSKSEVGLRVKLLKRGFDVGFASLVMLSGIPVFIMLYLITKASSRGPAFYRQERIGRNGRPFYIYKFRSMYINAELAGPQLSKDNDPRITKWGRVIRKTRLDELPQFWNVLKGDMSVVGPRPERQHFIEKIVEKVPDYKKLLYLKPGLTSMGQVHYGYAENVEQMCDRIHYDMQYMKNINLNSDLSIIVKTVKVMIQCKGK from the coding sequence ATGTCAATACGTTATTCCAAGTATCTCCCCGGTTTTGTATTTACATTTGATTTAATATTGTTAAATATTGCACTGTATGCAGCTCAGTTATTGCTAACTGGTTCAGTTATTTTAACAAATACTGAATCAATATTTATAGTGTTGGCAAACTCAATATGGGTTGCTACTTCCGCATTATCAAAGAGTTACTACGTTAGAAGACCTTTGATTTTAAGAGATAACCTAAATAAGTTTTTAATAACGTTGGCTTATCACTTATCTATTGTGTTTGCTATTATTTACATACTAAAATTGAATGCTGTATCGCAAGTATTTTTATTTACAAGCTATGTGTTCTTTTTAGTGCTTATTCTAGTATTTAGGTCATCACTGTTCTTTTTTCTGGACTATATTCGTAAAAAGGGTTACAATAATAGACAAGTTATAATCATTGGTGATGAGGATATTGCACAAAGATTATTAATGTCGTTTTCTGATCACCCTGAATATGGTTACAACCTTTTGGACATCATTTCAGAACAGAAGATGATGGATATGTCAGAAAGTGAGTTGTACAATAACTTATTATCAAAAGCTCCCGACGAAGTTTTTATCTGTTACAAAAAAATTGATAATGACTTATTAAATAAGCTGATTTACTTTGGTGAAACTAATTTTATCAGTATCAAAGTAGTATCAGATTTAATACTCGATAACAACTACGCTAAGTTAGTAAATTATCACAACGTGCCGGTTTTGCAAATTTCATCTAAATCGGAAGTAGGATTAAGGGTTAAATTATTGAAACGTGGCTTTGACGTTGGGTTTGCATCATTAGTTATGCTAAGTGGTATTCCTGTGTTTATCATGTTATACCTAATTACCAAGGCTAGTTCTAGAGGTCCGGCTTTTTATAGACAAGAGAGAATAGGTCGTAATGGAAGACCTTTTTACATCTACAAATTCCGTAGTATGTATATTAATGCGGAGTTAGCAGGGCCTCAATTATCTAAGGATAATGATCCACGTATTACAAAGTGGGGAAGGGTTATTAGAAAAACAAGACTAGATGAATTGCCTCAATTCTGGAATGTTTTGAAAGGTGATATGTCCGTTGTAGGTCCTCGTCCTGAACGTCAGCACTTCATTGAAAAGATTGTTGAAAAGGTGCCTGATTATAAAAAGTTGTTGTATTTGAAACCAGGTTTAACTTCAATGGGTCAAGTTCATTATGGTTATGCTGAAAACGTTGAACAAATGTGCGACCGTATTCATTATGACATGCAATATATGAAGAATATCAACTTAAATTCTGATTTGAGTATTATTGTGAAAACTGTTAAGGTCATGATACAGTGTAAAGGAAAGTAA
- a CDS encoding SDR family oxidoreductase, producing the protein MKKRIYIAGAGGMLGEAFYRIFNNDYELKCTDKDVNEKWLNFLDFRDFEKYKSDVEAFNPDYLFHLGAYTDLEFCELNPDDTYLTNTTSVENAVFIANKLNIPLLYISTAGIFDGKKDFYDDWDEPNPLGHYARSKYMGERYVRENAKRYVVCRAGWMMGGGPKKDKKFINKIIKQLISGNRSLHIVNDKDGTPTFTVDFAKNVKLLIENEYWGLYNMVCNGETSRLEVAQELVKILGMENEVAFHEVPSGYFEDTYFAPRPPSERLINKKLQLRNMNIMREWKIALREYVQDYFADYLKENISSEKEGTLIQH; encoded by the coding sequence ATGAAAAAACGAATTTACATCGCGGGTGCAGGTGGAATGCTTGGGGAAGCCTTTTATCGCATATTTAATAATGATTATGAACTTAAATGTACTGATAAAGATGTAAATGAAAAATGGCTTAACTTTTTAGATTTTCGAGATTTTGAAAAGTATAAAAGTGATGTAGAAGCTTTCAACCCCGATTATCTGTTTCATTTAGGCGCTTATACGGATCTGGAGTTTTGCGAACTTAATCCGGATGATACATATTTAACCAACACCACATCGGTAGAAAATGCTGTTTTTATAGCTAATAAGTTAAACATACCACTACTTTATATTAGTACGGCAGGCATATTTGACGGTAAAAAAGATTTTTACGACGATTGGGATGAACCTAATCCACTTGGCCATTACGCTCGTTCCAAATACATGGGTGAACGTTATGTTCGTGAAAATGCAAAACGGTATGTGGTATGCCGCGCTGGCTGGATGATGGGGGGAGGACCAAAAAAAGATAAAAAGTTTATTAATAAAATAATTAAACAACTTATTAGCGGCAACCGTAGCCTGCATATTGTAAACGATAAAGATGGTACACCTACCTTTACTGTTGATTTTGCTAAAAATGTAAAGTTATTGATTGAAAACGAGTACTGGGGCTTGTATAACATGGTTTGTAATGGTGAAACCAGCAGACTTGAAGTGGCGCAGGAACTGGTTAAAATATTAGGTATGGAAAATGAGGTAGCTTTTCATGAAGTGCCTTCCGGCTATTTTGAAGATACCTATTTTGCACCCCGACCACCCTCAGAAAGGCTTATTAATAAAAAGCTGCAGCTCAGAAATATGAACATTATGCGCGAATGGAAAATAGCGTTACGCGAATATGTGCAAGATTACTTCGCCGATTACCTAAAAGAGAATATTTCTTCTGAAAAAGAGGGTACTCTTATTCAACACTAG
- a CDS encoding glycosyltransferase family 4 protein: protein MPKPLIIGIDIRDLHVAKTGTQTYLAELCAAFKALQSSEVQFKFLDSNFPVYTGKNKALKWIEHFKYQLWKQVLLPLKAWMNSCDIVFCTDNFVPIMHLGYQTIPVFHDAFFFESPEQYGKLWLWLYKKTALPAARRSPFIITPSAHAQKQIHHFTQISNQQLIVVPEGPKTLSHPPTSTGHEQVLNQYALSPGNYLLHVGSMFKRKNIPALIQAFGILKEQGYPDLKLALAGPLTSSNTENDYQLILDAIESSVFKQDIIVTGYLSNDELSQLYRSALLYVFPSVNEGFGIPVLEAFNFNLPVLVANNTSLPEVGGNAVLTFSPFDVNDIAMQIQRVLEDADLRKTMIVKGQERLKEFSWQKTALQLIEVFKKAAYLQ from the coding sequence ATGCCCAAACCTCTAATTATTGGCATAGATATACGTGACCTGCATGTGGCTAAAACAGGTACCCAAACCTACCTGGCCGAACTATGTGCTGCGTTTAAAGCGCTACAGAGCTCAGAAGTTCAATTTAAATTTTTGGATAGTAATTTTCCGGTTTATACCGGCAAAAACAAAGCTTTGAAGTGGATTGAGCACTTCAAGTATCAACTATGGAAACAAGTTCTTTTACCACTAAAAGCTTGGATGAACAGCTGTGATATTGTTTTCTGTACAGATAATTTTGTGCCTATCATGCATCTGGGATACCAAACCATTCCGGTTTTCCATGATGCCTTCTTTTTTGAATCGCCGGAACAATATGGTAAATTATGGTTATGGTTGTACAAAAAAACAGCTCTTCCTGCAGCCAGAAGGTCACCATTTATAATTACCCCCAGTGCACACGCCCAAAAGCAGATCCATCATTTTACCCAAATATCCAACCAGCAACTAATTGTTGTACCAGAAGGCCCTAAAACATTATCGCATCCACCCACTAGTACAGGACATGAGCAGGTATTAAACCAATATGCTCTAAGTCCGGGCAACTATCTTTTACACGTGGGTTCCATGTTTAAGCGGAAAAATATTCCGGCATTAATCCAAGCCTTCGGAATATTGAAAGAGCAAGGCTATCCTGATCTAAAGTTGGCACTGGCAGGTCCGCTAACATCCAGCAATACAGAGAATGATTATCAGCTCATTTTAGATGCTATTGAAAGCTCGGTTTTTAAGCAAGACATTATAGTTACCGGGTACTTATCGAATGATGAACTAAGTCAGCTTTATCGAAGTGCCTTATTGTATGTATTTCCCTCTGTAAATGAAGGCTTTGGCATACCTGTGTTAGAGGCATTCAATTTTAACCTGCCTGTATTAGTAGCTAACAACACCAGCCTTCCGGAAGTTGGCGGTAATGCTGTTTTAACCTTCAGCCCCTTTGATGTAAATGATATAGCTATGCAGATACAAAGAGTTTTGGAGGATGCTGATTTACGTAAAACAATGATTGTGAAAGGTCAGGAACGCTTAAAAGAATTTTCCTGGCAAAAAACAGCTTTGCAGTTGATTGAGGTGTTCAAGAAAGCAGCATACCTGCAATAA
- a CDS encoding glycosyltransferase yields MRIAAFGFRSMPPAKGAAGADKFAIELFPRLVKRGHSVVAYNRRYPDVFVDVKEYQGVKIKTIKTIPKKGFDTLWHSFRCTFDIIWHNTADIVHIQNGGNSIWALPLRLFGKKVFISQDGVDWKRDKWPWYGKMYLKLSAFLTAHLPNEVIFDNVIAKRLFEERFKKQYEFIPFGSEVDTSKANTDILQKLDLTKGEYYLFVGRFIPDKGLHYLIPAFKKSDSTKKLVLIGGSPNPSPYESDLHNMADSQIIFPGYVYGDDTNTLMVNAYCYIQPSDVEGLSPVVLTVMGLKVPLIVSDIEENEYAVLDTARKFKQGNIESLTKEINFCESHYPEMLSLAEKAQQRALSVFNWEKVADQHVQVFQNS; encoded by the coding sequence ATGCGTATTGCTGCTTTTGGTTTTCGTTCTATGCCGCCGGCAAAAGGTGCCGCTGGTGCTGATAAATTTGCTATTGAACTTTTCCCAAGATTAGTAAAAAGAGGACACAGTGTTGTTGCCTACAACAGAAGGTACCCTGATGTATTTGTGGATGTTAAAGAGTACCAGGGTGTAAAAATAAAAACGATCAAAACTATACCTAAGAAAGGTTTTGACACATTATGGCATTCTTTCCGGTGCACATTTGATATTATCTGGCACAATACAGCCGATATTGTGCATATTCAAAATGGAGGTAATAGTATTTGGGCGCTGCCATTAAGGCTGTTTGGAAAAAAGGTATTCATTAGTCAGGATGGGGTAGATTGGAAACGTGATAAGTGGCCTTGGTATGGTAAAATGTATCTGAAGTTATCCGCTTTTCTAACAGCTCACTTACCGAACGAGGTTATTTTTGATAATGTAATTGCCAAGCGGCTTTTTGAAGAGCGCTTCAAAAAACAATATGAGTTTATCCCCTTTGGCAGCGAAGTAGATACCAGTAAGGCTAATACCGACATTTTACAGAAATTAGATTTGACTAAAGGCGAGTACTACTTGTTTGTTGGCCGTTTTATACCCGATAAGGGGTTGCATTATTTGATACCCGCGTTTAAAAAGTCGGACTCAACGAAGAAGCTGGTTTTAATTGGCGGTTCGCCCAACCCTTCGCCATACGAAAGCGATTTGCACAATATGGCTGATAGTCAAATTATATTTCCGGGTTATGTGTATGGGGATGATACCAATACGCTAATGGTAAATGCTTATTGTTATATCCAACCGTCGGATGTGGAAGGGCTTTCTCCTGTAGTTTTAACCGTAATGGGGCTGAAGGTTCCACTTATTGTGAGTGATATTGAAGAAAATGAGTATGCTGTTTTAGATACGGCCCGTAAATTCAAGCAAGGTAATATTGAATCGCTTACGAAGGAAATAAACTTCTGTGAAAGTCATTACCCTGAAATGCTTAGTTTGGCAGAAAAAGCTCAACAACGGGCGTTAAGCGTATTCAATTGGGAAAAGGTTGCTGATCAGCACGTACAGGTATTTCAAAACAGTTGA
- a CDS encoding acyltransferase, which translates to MIIEKLIRKLKGKQDYKWESSYAARDLFSITSVRLMQVVRGLFLKPFLKKSSGLLFVGHRVKVRHGYQLTAGKNLILEDNVSINALSENGIQLGNQVSIARDSILFCTGIIAQKGTGITIGDRTGINARAYFGGQGGITIGNDVIMGPNVQIFSENHNFLDLVIPIKDQGVARQSVIIGNNCWIGAGATILAGVTIGDGCVIAAGSVVNKSVPPNSIVAGVPAKVIKQREDL; encoded by the coding sequence ATGATAATTGAAAAGCTGATTAGAAAACTAAAAGGGAAGCAGGATTATAAGTGGGAAAGCTCTTACGCAGCCCGCGACCTTTTCAGCATTACCAGCGTAAGGCTTATGCAAGTGGTAAGAGGATTGTTTTTAAAGCCTTTCCTTAAGAAATCATCCGGTTTGTTGTTTGTAGGGCATCGTGTAAAAGTAAGGCATGGTTACCAATTAACAGCCGGCAAAAACTTGATATTGGAAGATAACGTCAGCATTAATGCCTTGTCAGAAAATGGTATTCAGTTGGGTAATCAGGTATCTATTGCTCGGGACTCTATCCTGTTTTGCACGGGTATTATTGCACAGAAAGGAACAGGTATTACTATTGGCGACCGAACAGGTATTAATGCAAGGGCTTACTTTGGCGGCCAGGGAGGAATTACTATAGGTAATGATGTAATCATGGGACCTAACGTACAGATATTTTCAGAAAACCATAATTTTTTAGATTTAGTAATTCCGATTAAAGATCAAGGTGTTGCCAGGCAATCTGTTATTATTGGTAACAACTGCTGGATAGGTGCTGGGGCCACCATACTGGCTGGAGTTACCATTGGTGATGGTTGCGTGATTGCAGCCGGCAGTGTAGTTAATAAATCTGTACCTCCAAATTCCATAGTAGCGGGTGTACCAGCTAAAGTGATTAAACAGCGGGAGGATCTGTAG
- a CDS encoding MraY family glycosyltransferase, protein MTLLFTFITSLVLVAFSIPSIIKIAHEKNLFDAPHEKRKIHKSITPNLGGLGIFTGFLIALALFVKPETLKECNYLLAGGVIIFIIGIKDDIIGVDPLKKFLAQFLAAFVIVILGDVRIMDLGGFLEIHHLSYPFSIGLSVFLIVGVTNAYNLIDGIDGLAGSLGVVGSLLYAYLFYSCNELGWVYICLSLAGSLIGFLIYNFSPAKIFMGDSGSLMLGFLSAVLSIKFLNIATANQVYVNSLFISAPIAIPFAVTIVPVFDTLRIFTIRIMRNESPFKADRNHIHHRLLFVGMNHTKATLTLVTTTLIAMLIAIFCQGIGNNQLVATIEIAVISLNLALSIYTFSIKKYLPNEEETVITVEEDILDNVKPLKLNHHISTTEKEYMNL, encoded by the coding sequence ATGACATTATTATTTACCTTTATCACCAGCCTTGTTCTTGTTGCATTTTCAATTCCTTCTATAATAAAAATTGCTCATGAAAAGAACTTGTTTGATGCTCCTCACGAAAAGCGCAAAATTCATAAATCTATTACGCCTAACTTAGGTGGCTTGGGCATTTTTACGGGCTTCCTGATAGCACTTGCTCTTTTTGTAAAACCGGAAACTTTAAAGGAGTGCAATTATCTGTTAGCGGGAGGGGTAATCATATTTATTATTGGTATAAAGGACGATATCATAGGAGTTGATCCTTTGAAAAAGTTCCTGGCCCAATTTTTAGCAGCTTTCGTGATTGTGATTTTGGGGGATGTACGCATCATGGACTTGGGAGGATTTTTAGAAATTCATCATTTGTCTTATCCTTTCAGTATCGGTTTAAGTGTATTTTTAATTGTTGGTGTAACTAATGCCTACAATTTAATAGATGGCATTGATGGTTTGGCCGGATCATTGGGTGTAGTTGGTTCTTTACTATATGCCTATTTGTTTTATTCATGTAATGAACTTGGCTGGGTTTACATATGTCTTTCTTTAGCCGGATCATTAATAGGCTTTCTCATCTACAACTTTTCTCCTGCAAAGATTTTTATGGGAGATTCAGGGTCTCTTATGCTTGGTTTTTTGTCAGCCGTTTTAAGTATTAAGTTTTTGAATATTGCTACAGCTAATCAAGTTTACGTTAATAGTCTGTTTATATCTGCACCTATAGCTATTCCATTCGCAGTAACTATTGTGCCTGTATTTGATACACTTCGTATCTTTACCATCCGTATTATGCGTAATGAATCGCCGTTTAAAGCTGACCGCAATCATATACATCATCGCTTATTATTTGTTGGTATGAATCATACCAAAGCTACACTAACGCTGGTTACTACAACACTCATTGCTATGCTGATCGCTATTTTCTGCCAGGGCATTGGTAATAACCAATTAGTAGCTACAATTGAAATTGCTGTAATTAGCCTGAATTTAGCTTTAAGCATTTATACATTTAGCATCAAGAAGTATCTGCCTAATGAGGAGGAAACAGTTATTACAGTAGAAGAGGATATTTTAGATAACGTTAAACCACTTAAATTGAATCACCATATTTCTACCACTGAAAAAGAATACATGAACTTATAA
- a CDS encoding glycosyltransferase family 2 protein, protein MPKPVALILLNWNTAAYTADCISSLQQYCNPELFDIIVADNGSTDNSLSVLQSQFPDLIFIDNQQNLGFAKGNNRALAYSLQHDYTYSLLLNTDTLVDEDIVYKLSKHLNQHPEVGAVQPAIYWMHEKSKIWNGKGRFNKILGLTISDTQKPQLTQADAYEIAEWVTGCCMLIRNEALNKSGLFAPAFFLYFEDVDLSFRLREAGYELHYLPSCKMYHEAGVSAKKGAPKKEGFLSPIIHYYISRNHIWILRRYGNPVFYLVYLLYNGSYYSALWVYFKLRSRNEKASSLIKGLKDGLFTPKALIWPKN, encoded by the coding sequence ATGCCTAAGCCAGTTGCCTTAATTCTGTTAAACTGGAATACAGCAGCCTACACAGCCGATTGTATTTCTTCATTACAGCAATATTGTAATCCAGAGCTATTTGATATTATAGTTGCTGATAATGGCTCAACCGATAATTCTTTGTCGGTATTACAATCCCAATTTCCTGATCTCATTTTTATAGATAATCAACAAAATTTGGGCTTCGCTAAAGGCAATAACCGAGCTTTAGCCTATAGCCTTCAACATGATTACACCTATTCATTATTATTGAATACAGATACCCTGGTTGATGAAGATATTGTTTATAAGCTAAGCAAGCACTTAAATCAGCATCCGGAGGTAGGTGCCGTACAACCAGCCATTTACTGGATGCATGAAAAAAGTAAGATTTGGAATGGTAAAGGCCGGTTTAATAAAATATTAGGTTTAACCATATCTGACACCCAAAAGCCTCAACTTACTCAAGCAGACGCCTACGAGATTGCCGAATGGGTAACCGGCTGTTGTATGCTGATCCGGAATGAGGCTTTAAATAAAAGCGGGTTATTTGCACCAGCATTCTTCTTGTACTTTGAGGATGTAGACTTATCATTCCGGTTGCGTGAGGCAGGATACGAATTGCATTATTTGCCTTCTTGCAAAATGTACCATGAAGCCGGAGTGTCGGCTAAGAAAGGCGCACCTAAAAAAGAAGGCTTTCTAAGTCCGATTATTCATTACTATATCAGCCGTAACCATATCTGGATTTTGCGCCGTTATGGTAACCCAGTTTTTTATTTAGTTTACCTGCTTTATAATGGAAGTTACTATTCAGCATTATGGGTATATTTTAAGCTGCGAAGTCGTAATGAAAAGGCTTCTAGTTTGATTAAAGGCTTAAAAGATGGGCTTTTTACACCAAAAGCTTTAATTTGGCCCAAAAATTAA
- a CDS encoding SLBB domain-containing protein, translated as MADIPNLKVSQLNDEQITQAWKKLQASGISEQDAYKLLIQKGAPATEVEALKERVTLLGLNKPIAAKPAATDNKNIDYSRGTNDSVIVPKPVKPEPAPPAPPILNIYGTDFFNQTTIKFEPNFSLATPKGYVLGPGDEVIVLLTGLNESTVRTKVTPEGNLQIPYAGIVYVNGFTIEQATSLIRSKMVKVYPALNSGQTHLAVNLGNTRTIKITIVGEAKTPGSYTLSSLSTLFNALYTSGGPTPNGSLRYIELIRNNRVYKTVDFYAFLQKGLLDGNIRLEDQDVIHIPVYRKRAGISGEVKRPALYELKDNETLEDLISYAGGYTDVAYKGIAKIDQVAAKEREVKDVPANLFSNYVPRNGDMVKIGAITNRYTNRIVLEGAVYRPGIYELTAGLTLSQLLKTAEGLKPEAYMERGYIKRTLPNLEKDFISFKPGDISNGLNDVALLREDSVVILNRDVFVNNQKVTVNGFVKKPSIFTYRKGLKLADAIAMAGGFSNEAADHHIEISRIIKNESDSVANQLVNTFVVDIDDVTAHNQDIELQPMDYIYVPRLVNYRSLGNVSVKGEVVFPGDYAVQKRDETALDFLKRAGGITPYGSVENAQVFRRGTRVNLDLTAKNGNIKNNKDMILLPGDSIYIPRVISYVEVSGAVNNPQYISYHGRRFKYYINAAAGVTQNARLKGSYIKYADGLNKPVRHFLFFRNYPSVKPGSKIVVPEKTPDSRFKINFGDLGGVAAILTAIVSLVAIIHK; from the coding sequence ATGGCTGATATACCAAACTTGAAAGTAAGTCAGCTTAATGATGAACAAATTACACAAGCCTGGAAAAAACTTCAAGCTTCTGGAATTTCTGAACAAGATGCCTATAAATTGCTAATTCAAAAAGGTGCTCCTGCTACTGAAGTGGAAGCTTTGAAAGAACGAGTGACACTGTTAGGTTTAAACAAGCCTATTGCCGCTAAACCCGCCGCTACTGATAACAAAAATATTGATTATTCAAGAGGCACTAATGACTCTGTTATCGTACCTAAGCCGGTTAAACCTGAACCAGCTCCACCAGCTCCGCCTATACTTAACATTTATGGAACCGACTTTTTTAACCAGACTACTATTAAGTTTGAACCTAATTTTTCTTTGGCTACACCCAAAGGCTATGTACTAGGTCCTGGTGATGAAGTTATTGTACTTTTAACCGGCCTTAACGAAAGCACAGTTCGTACCAAAGTTACACCAGAAGGAAATCTTCAAATTCCGTATGCCGGTATTGTTTACGTAAATGGCTTTACTATTGAACAAGCTACTAGCCTAATCAGGAGCAAAATGGTTAAAGTTTACCCGGCATTAAATTCCGGGCAAACCCATTTGGCCGTAAACTTGGGTAATACTCGAACTATCAAGATTACTATAGTTGGGGAGGCTAAAACGCCAGGTTCGTACACCTTATCCTCTCTATCTACCTTATTCAATGCCTTGTACACTTCTGGTGGCCCTACTCCAAATGGTTCATTACGATACATTGAGCTCATTAGAAACAACAGGGTTTATAAAACAGTTGATTTCTATGCTTTCTTACAAAAAGGTTTATTAGATGGCAACATCCGCTTAGAAGATCAGGATGTGATTCACATTCCTGTTTATCGTAAAAGAGCAGGAATCAGTGGCGAGGTAAAAAGGCCCGCTTTATATGAGTTGAAGGATAATGAAACTTTAGAAGATTTAATTAGCTACGCTGGTGGTTATACTGATGTTGCTTATAAAGGCATTGCCAAAATAGATCAGGTGGCTGCTAAGGAAAGAGAAGTAAAAGATGTACCAGCTAATCTTTTTTCTAACTATGTTCCGCGTAATGGCGATATGGTAAAGATTGGTGCAATTACCAACCGGTACACAAACCGTATAGTGCTGGAAGGCGCTGTTTACCGCCCTGGAATATATGAGCTTACCGCTGGTTTAACGCTGTCGCAACTCCTCAAGACTGCCGAAGGTTTAAAACCAGAAGCTTACATGGAGCGTGGCTACATCAAACGGACCTTACCTAACCTGGAAAAAGATTTCATTTCTTTTAAACCAGGAGATATATCAAATGGATTGAACGATGTTGCTTTATTGCGCGAAGATTCGGTAGTTATATTGAATCGTGACGTATTTGTTAATAACCAGAAAGTAACCGTAAATGGATTTGTTAAAAAACCTTCTATTTTCACTTATCGAAAAGGATTAAAACTGGCTGATGCAATTGCTATGGCAGGTGGTTTTAGCAATGAAGCAGCTGATCATCATATTGAAATCTCCCGCATTATTAAAAACGAATCGGATAGTGTGGCTAACCAGCTAGTGAATACGTTTGTTGTAGACATAGATGATGTTACCGCCCATAATCAAGATATAGAGCTACAGCCAATGGACTACATTTACGTTCCAAGATTGGTTAATTACCGTTCATTAGGAAACGTGAGCGTAAAAGGTGAAGTGGTATTTCCAGGCGACTATGCTGTACAGAAAAGAGATGAAACAGCACTTGACTTTTTGAAGAGAGCTGGTGGCATTACCCCATATGGTTCCGTTGAAAATGCACAGGTATTTCGTAGAGGCACTCGTGTTAACCTAGATTTGACGGCTAAAAACGGTAACATTAAAAACAACAAGGATATGATTTTACTCCCTGGCGATAGTATTTACATTCCAAGAGTAATATCGTATGTTGAAGTATCAGGGGCTGTTAATAATCCACAGTACATCAGCTATCACGGACGCAGATTTAAATATTATATTAACGCAGCTGCCGGTGTAACACAAAATGCACGCTTAAAAGGCTCATATATCAAGTATGCTGACGGTTTAAACAAACCGGTGAGACACTTTTTATTTTTCCGAAACTACCCTTCTGTAAAACCTGGAAGTAAGATTGTGGTTCCGGAAAAAACTCCAGACAGCAGGTTCAAAATCAATTTTGGCGATTTAGGTGGTGTGGCCGCAATACTTACCGCCATAGTAAGTTTAGTAGCTATTATACATAAATAA